A stretch of Henckelia pumila isolate YLH828 chromosome 4, ASM3356847v2, whole genome shotgun sequence DNA encodes these proteins:
- the LOC140866212 gene encoding protein CYSTEINE-RICH TRANSMEMBRANE MODULE 13-like yields MSYYNQNQPPVGVPPPQGYPQEGYPKDAYPPAGYPPQGYPPPQQGYPPQGYPPQYAPQYGAPPPQKQSGSAGFMEGCLAALCCCCLLDACF; encoded by the exons ATGAGTTACTACAACCAGAATCAACCCCCAGTTGGTGTTCCTCCCCCTCAAG GTTATCCGCAGGAGGGATATCCGAAGGATGCCTATCCGCCAGCAGGTTACCCGCCGCAAGGCTATCCACCACCGCAGCAGGGCTACCCACCCCAGGGATATCCGCCACAGTACGCGCCTCAGTACGGTGCGCCTCCTCCTCAAAAGCAATCCGGTAGCGCAGGGTTCATGGAAGGATG TTTGGCTGCTCTTTGCTGCTGTTGCCTGCTTGATGCATGCTtttga